One Streptosporangium sp. NBC_01495 DNA window includes the following coding sequences:
- a CDS encoding benzaldehyde dehydrogenase: protein MTLMDAKTWTGQVFGNGWVTSRAGDVAVVEPATGAELGRVGVAGVEDVAAAAVRAVRTQREWAATSFEERAAVLRRAGRLFEEHAEEIQDWLVREAGSIRPKAGVETHVAAQECHEAAALASQPLGEILPTVKRRLSLARRVPAGVVGVISPFNFPLVLAIRSVAPALALGNAVILKPDPRTAVSGGVAIARVFEEAGLPSGLLHVLPGGVAVGQALVGDPLVRVISFTGSTSAGRAVGEACGRLLKRAHLELGGNSALIVLDDADLDLAVSAGAWGSFLHQGQICMTTGRHLVHSSIAEEYVARLAEKADHLPVGDPAGGQVALGPLIDAGQRDKVHGLVTASVDAGARLAAGGTYEGLFYRPTVLADLPARAPAYAQEVFGPVAPVMPFSTVEEAAALASDSEYGLSLGILTRDAMRGLALADLVPTGIVHINDQTVDDEAVAPFGGVGASGTGSRFGGGRANIEAFTETRWVTMQGNIATYPF from the coding sequence ATGACGCTCATGGACGCCAAGACATGGACCGGGCAGGTCTTCGGGAACGGCTGGGTCACCTCGCGCGCGGGCGACGTGGCCGTGGTCGAGCCCGCCACCGGCGCGGAGCTCGGCCGGGTCGGCGTGGCCGGGGTCGAGGATGTGGCGGCGGCGGCCGTGCGCGCCGTACGGACACAGCGGGAGTGGGCGGCGACCTCGTTCGAGGAGCGGGCGGCCGTGCTGCGGCGGGCCGGGAGGCTGTTCGAGGAGCACGCGGAGGAGATCCAGGACTGGCTGGTCCGCGAGGCCGGATCGATCCGGCCCAAGGCTGGTGTGGAGACGCACGTCGCGGCGCAGGAGTGCCACGAGGCCGCCGCGCTGGCGTCCCAGCCGTTGGGGGAGATCCTGCCGACCGTCAAGCGGCGGCTCAGCCTGGCCCGGCGGGTACCTGCCGGGGTGGTCGGCGTGATCTCCCCGTTCAACTTCCCGCTGGTCCTCGCCATCCGCTCGGTCGCCCCGGCGCTCGCCCTGGGGAACGCGGTGATCCTCAAGCCCGACCCGCGCACCGCCGTCTCCGGGGGTGTCGCCATCGCCCGCGTCTTCGAGGAGGCGGGACTGCCGTCCGGCCTGCTCCACGTGCTGCCGGGAGGGGTGGCGGTGGGGCAGGCGCTGGTCGGCGACCCGCTGGTACGGGTGATCTCCTTCACCGGCTCGACCTCGGCCGGGCGCGCGGTCGGTGAGGCGTGCGGGCGGCTGCTCAAGCGGGCACACCTGGAACTCGGCGGCAACAGCGCGCTGATCGTCCTGGACGACGCCGACCTGGACCTCGCGGTCTCGGCGGGTGCGTGGGGCTCGTTCCTGCACCAGGGGCAGATCTGCATGACCACCGGACGCCATCTGGTGCACTCCTCGATCGCGGAGGAGTACGTGGCCCGGCTCGCGGAGAAGGCCGACCACCTGCCGGTCGGCGACCCGGCGGGCGGGCAGGTCGCGCTCGGCCCGCTGATCGACGCCGGTCAGCGGGACAAGGTCCACGGCCTGGTCACCGCGAGCGTCGACGCCGGGGCACGGCTGGCGGCGGGCGGCACCTACGAGGGACTCTTCTACCGGCCCACGGTCCTGGCCGACCTGCCCGCGCGCGCTCCCGCGTACGCCCAGGAGGTGTTCGGCCCGGTGGCGCCCGTCATGCCGTTCTCCACGGTCGAGGAGGCCGCCGCGCTGGCGTCCGACAGCGAGTACGGCCTGTCGCTGGGCATCCTGACGCGCGACGCGATGCGGGGCCTGGCGCTGGCCGACCTCGTTCCCACCGGGATCGTGCACATCAACGACCAGACGGTGGACGACGAGGCGGTGGCTCCGTTCGGCGGGGTCGGGGCGTCGGGGACCGGCTCGCGCTTCGGCGGGGGACGGGCCAACATCGAGGCCTTCACCGAGACCCGCTGGGTGACGATGCAAGGAAATATCGCGACGTATCCCTTCTGA
- a CDS encoding CynX/NimT family MFS transporter, with amino-acid sequence MSRVSRMLLIAGFVLAALNLRPALAGFSPVLDEIMEDLGLSAAGGGAITTVMVVCLGVLGPLAPLLASRFGLDRTLMAGLLILAVGVVLRSTGSVPALYAGAAVAGTAIAVMNVAMPGVVKQHFPSKVGPFTAIYVSGLVMGAAMASGSVVPIERATGLGWREVTAMTAIPALAAAALWLPQALRRPARPEVGPRPFALLLRSRVTWYVTVYMGVQSMTFYIMLAWIPTIFKDAGLPADQAGYMLSLTSLAQVAATLTVPVLAGRARSQVPYVTAATILTTAGYLGVLIAPADFPWLWMIILGLGQGASIALALLIIALRAPDPVSVTALSAVAQSAGYTLAALGPLLIGVLYQFSGGWTVPLLTGLGVCVLQLATGLLAGRPVEVTRPAEPRAVEESPSLA; translated from the coding sequence ATGTCGCGAGTGTCGCGGATGTTGCTCATTGCCGGGTTCGTTCTCGCCGCCCTCAATTTGCGGCCCGCGCTGGCGGGTTTCTCCCCCGTACTGGACGAGATCATGGAGGATCTCGGGCTGAGCGCCGCCGGGGGAGGGGCGATCACCACGGTCATGGTGGTCTGCCTTGGCGTGCTGGGCCCGCTCGCCCCTCTGCTCGCCAGCCGCTTCGGCCTGGACCGCACGCTCATGGCCGGGCTGCTGATTTTGGCCGTGGGCGTGGTGCTGCGCAGCACGGGAAGCGTCCCCGCCCTCTACGCGGGCGCGGCCGTCGCCGGTACGGCCATCGCGGTGATGAACGTCGCGATGCCCGGCGTGGTCAAACAGCACTTCCCCTCGAAGGTCGGGCCGTTCACCGCGATCTACGTCTCCGGCCTGGTGATGGGCGCCGCCATGGCGTCCGGTTCGGTGGTCCCGATCGAGCGGGCCACGGGGCTCGGCTGGCGCGAGGTGACCGCGATGACCGCGATCCCGGCCCTGGCGGCGGCGGCGCTCTGGCTGCCCCAGGCGCTGCGCCGCCCGGCCCGCCCCGAGGTCGGGCCCAGGCCGTTCGCCCTGCTGCTCCGCAGCCGGGTGACCTGGTACGTCACCGTCTACATGGGCGTGCAGTCGATGACCTTCTACATCATGCTGGCCTGGATACCGACGATCTTCAAGGACGCGGGACTCCCCGCAGACCAGGCCGGATACATGCTCAGCCTCACCAGCCTGGCCCAGGTGGCGGCCACGCTGACCGTCCCGGTGCTCGCCGGGCGGGCCCGGTCGCAGGTGCCGTACGTCACCGCCGCGACCATTCTCACGACCGCCGGATACCTCGGCGTGCTGATAGCTCCGGCCGACTTCCCGTGGCTCTGGATGATCATCCTTGGCCTGGGACAGGGCGCCTCGATCGCGCTGGCCCTGCTCATCATCGCGCTCCGCGCGCCGGACCCGGTCTCGGTGACCGCGCTGTCGGCCGTCGCCCAGTCCGCCGGATACACGCTGGCCGCGCTCGGGCCGCTTCTGATCGGCGTGCTCTACCAGTTCTCCGGCGGCTGGACGGTGCCGCTGCTGACCGGGCTCGGCGTGTGCGTCCTGCAACTGGCGACCGGCCTCCTGGCGGGACGCCCGGTCGAGGTCACCCGCCCGGCCGAACCCCGCGCGGTCGAGGAGTCCCCCTCCCTGGCCTGA
- a CDS encoding 3-deoxy-manno-octulosonate cytidylyltransferase, with protein sequence MHSSGGATPRHVAVIPCRYGSTRFPGKPLALLGDKPLMWHVYQRCQKAERIAETFIATDDARIQEACRRLDMACLLTRDHLTGTDRVAECLRYLKADGYLNVQGDEPFVSPAAIDAVSHALALSDPSVAAVNACAPLREAAAVLDHNVVKVVTRADGAALMFSRQPIPYPRGSRPAYVRQLGLYGFTAAALEAFRALPQGVLEQAEGVEMLRFLENSMEVRILLVEDDGIAVDTPEDLRHACLALRADSSTDTDSS encoded by the coding sequence ATGCACTCATCAGGAGGCGCCACCCCGCGCCATGTCGCCGTGATCCCCTGCCGGTACGGCTCGACCAGGTTCCCCGGAAAGCCTCTCGCGCTCCTGGGCGACAAGCCCCTGATGTGGCATGTCTACCAACGCTGCCAGAAGGCTGAGCGCATCGCGGAAACCTTCATCGCCACCGACGACGCGCGCATTCAGGAGGCATGCCGTCGGCTCGACATGGCCTGCCTGCTGACCCGAGACCACCTCACCGGCACTGATCGAGTCGCCGAATGTCTCCGTTACCTGAAGGCGGACGGCTACCTCAACGTCCAGGGCGACGAACCCTTCGTCTCTCCGGCCGCGATCGACGCGGTTTCCCACGCTCTCGCGCTCTCGGATCCGTCGGTCGCCGCCGTCAATGCCTGCGCCCCTCTACGGGAGGCCGCCGCGGTCCTGGACCACAACGTGGTCAAAGTCGTCACTCGCGCTGACGGCGCCGCTCTGATGTTCTCCCGGCAGCCCATTCCGTATCCTCGCGGCTCGCGTCCCGCCTACGTTCGGCAACTGGGCCTGTACGGGTTCACCGCCGCCGCTCTTGAGGCGTTCCGTGCGCTGCCCCAGGGCGTGCTCGAACAGGCCGAAGGCGTCGAGATGCTCCGCTTCCTCGAAAACTCCATGGAAGTCAGGATCCTGCTCGTTGAGGACGACGGCATCGCTGTGGACACTCCGGAAGATCTCAGACATGCCTGTCTGGCCTTGCGGGCGGACTCTTCAACCGATACTGACAGTAGTTGA
- a CDS encoding NUDIX domain-containing protein, with protein sequence MTRVPISHDHIRATLDAYLVRHPSERVALSPLTDGLARRGPLVSRSTFTGHVTCSAVLIDLSGQVLHIHHNTLGLLLLPGGHLEDADADLQAAALRELTEETGILADTANRDPVMDGVPLDINIHTIPANPAKAEPEHSHFDFRFAFRTTDRQGLHITLQPEEVGGYRWLKPVDCSSPSVAVKLATLLSS encoded by the coding sequence GTGACCCGCGTGCCCATCAGCCATGACCACATCCGCGCCACTCTCGATGCCTATCTCGTAAGGCACCCGAGCGAGCGTGTGGCCCTCAGCCCGTTGACCGACGGTCTGGCCAGGCGGGGTCCCCTCGTCAGTCGCAGCACCTTCACCGGCCACGTGACCTGCAGCGCCGTACTGATCGACCTGAGTGGACAGGTCCTGCACATTCACCACAACACCCTGGGCCTACTTCTCCTGCCGGGTGGTCACCTGGAAGACGCCGATGCCGACCTCCAGGCTGCGGCGCTCCGTGAACTCACCGAAGAGACCGGCATCCTCGCGGACACGGCCAACCGTGACCCTGTCATGGACGGGGTACCGCTGGACATCAACATCCACACCATCCCTGCCAATCCGGCCAAGGCCGAACCCGAGCACTCGCACTTCGACTTCCGCTTCGCGTTCCGGACCACCGACCGACAGGGCCTCCACATCACCCTGCAACCCGAGGAGGTCGGTGGTTATCGCTGGTTGAAGCCCGTTGACTGCTCATCACCCAGCGTCGCGGTGAAGCTCGCGACGCTCCTGTCCTCGTAG
- a CDS encoding NAD-binding protein — protein sequence MESFEKARLDAFFRRVTERFPDPEPVSSVIITHLLAERPAFLHAMARLTHVAAVLPKPKSIFESAAAEARKHFTLDLLSRARFADPAAALNYLEETSAGRDLLILDIGGYFAVGLEAICAQFSGRIRGVIEDTENGLQRYLALDKLPCPVYSVARSPLKEPEDHLVGHSIVFSTEALIRSRGDILGSLDACVIGYGKLGNSIARMLHAKNVRVTIYDDDPVKRVHARSHGFHVLNTRAEAIRGCGLIVCATGNLALKHENFTALPNGAYIASVTSSEDELELTALAPLYRRTEVGPHLSRYSTTGHYFYVLADGNAVNFLHGATVGPYIHLVQAEILAVTALLSSDDHAPGLHELSPDARQIIAEIWLDYFKR from the coding sequence GTGGAGAGCTTCGAGAAAGCCCGGTTGGACGCCTTCTTCCGGCGCGTCACCGAGCGCTTCCCCGACCCTGAGCCGGTCTCCTCCGTGATCATCACGCACCTGCTCGCCGAACGCCCGGCCTTCCTCCACGCGATGGCCCGTCTGACCCACGTTGCGGCAGTGCTCCCCAAGCCTAAGTCGATCTTCGAGTCAGCTGCGGCGGAGGCCCGCAAGCACTTCACGCTCGACCTGCTCAGCCGGGCCCGGTTCGCCGACCCCGCCGCCGCGCTGAACTACCTGGAGGAAACCTCTGCCGGTCGGGACCTGCTGATTCTCGACATCGGTGGCTACTTCGCCGTCGGCCTGGAGGCAATCTGCGCGCAGTTCTCCGGCCGGATCCGGGGCGTCATCGAAGACACGGAGAACGGTCTGCAGCGCTACCTCGCGCTCGACAAACTGCCCTGCCCCGTCTACTCCGTGGCCCGCTCCCCGCTCAAGGAGCCCGAAGACCATCTGGTCGGCCACTCGATCGTCTTCTCCACCGAGGCCCTGATCCGCTCCCGCGGTGACATTCTTGGCAGCCTCGACGCCTGCGTCATCGGGTACGGCAAGCTGGGCAACTCCATCGCCCGGATGCTCCATGCCAAGAACGTCCGCGTCACCATCTACGACGACGACCCGGTCAAACGGGTCCACGCCCGTTCCCACGGCTTCCACGTCTTGAACACCCGTGCCGAGGCCATCCGCGGCTGCGGACTCATCGTGTGCGCCACCGGAAACCTCGCCCTGAAGCACGAGAACTTCACCGCACTTCCGAACGGCGCCTACATCGCCTCGGTCACCTCCTCCGAGGACGAACTCGAACTGACCGCCCTCGCGCCTCTCTACCGCCGTACCGAGGTCGGCCCCCATCTCAGCCGCTACTCCACCACCGGCCACTACTTCTACGTCCTGGCCGACGGCAACGCCGTCAACTTCCTGCACGGCGCGACGGTCGGCCCCTACATCCACCTCGTACAGGCCGAGATCCTCGCCGTCACCGCCCTCCTGTCCAGCGACGACCATGCCCCGGGCCTGCATGAACTCTCCCCGGACGCGCGCCAGATCATCGCCGAGATCTGGCTCGACTACTTCAAGAGGTGA
- a CDS encoding NAD-dependent epimerase/dehydratase family protein — protein sequence MPEAPLPFSGASLRTPRRAVVTGSAGFIGSHLALALLQHGATVIGVDRRDAGADHAAAANLAAMHDHPGFIFITADLLTCAVEPLLLDADAVFHLAGIPGVRPSWGPQFGDYVACNILATQRIMEAATRLRIPRLVVASSSSVYGATDGTPSKETDHPRPASPYAVTKLAEEQLCLAHAARPDCATSVVALRYFTVFGPRQREDMFIHRVLTAALNGRAVRLFGDGSQRRDFTYVTDVVAATIAAATVPADNSVINVGGGITTSLNEVIALARRLTGQPVRVETASTRNGDVPTTHADPRSARCLLSWHPRVDLATGMAAQLDWLASHQHAAV from the coding sequence ATGCCCGAGGCCCCGTTGCCTTTTTCCGGCGCGAGCCTGAGAACACCGCGCCGAGCCGTCGTCACCGGCAGCGCCGGGTTCATCGGCTCCCATCTGGCACTGGCCCTGCTCCAGCACGGTGCGACCGTGATCGGAGTGGATCGCCGCGATGCCGGAGCCGACCATGCCGCCGCCGCGAACCTGGCCGCCATGCATGACCACCCCGGGTTCATTTTCATCACCGCAGACCTGCTTACCTGCGCCGTCGAGCCCCTCCTGCTCGACGCGGACGCGGTATTCCACCTCGCCGGCATCCCTGGCGTCCGGCCTTCCTGGGGCCCGCAGTTCGGCGACTACGTCGCCTGTAACATCCTCGCCACCCAACGGATCATGGAAGCCGCCACTCGGCTCCGTATCCCGCGGCTCGTCGTTGCCTCTTCTTCCAGCGTCTACGGGGCCACCGACGGTACTCCGAGCAAAGAAACCGACCATCCACGGCCCGCCTCGCCGTACGCGGTCACCAAACTCGCCGAGGAACAACTCTGCCTGGCACATGCCGCTCGCCCCGACTGCGCCACCAGTGTCGTGGCACTGCGCTACTTCACCGTTTTCGGCCCGCGCCAGCGCGAGGACATGTTCATTCACCGTGTTCTCACCGCGGCTCTGAACGGACGGGCTGTCCGGCTCTTCGGCGACGGCAGCCAGCGCCGTGACTTCACCTACGTCACCGATGTCGTCGCCGCGACCATCGCTGCCGCAACGGTCCCTGCCGACAACAGCGTGATCAATGTTGGTGGAGGCATCACCACCTCCCTGAACGAGGTCATCGCCCTCGCTCGCCGGCTCACCGGACAGCCGGTGCGAGTCGAGACGGCCAGCACCCGTAACGGCGACGTCCCCACCACCCATGCCGATCCCCGCAGCGCGCGATGCCTGCTGAGCTGGCACCCCCGCGTCGACCTGGCCACCGGAATGGCCGCGCAACTGGACTGGCTCGCCTCCCATCAGCACGCCGCCGTCTGA
- a CDS encoding aminoglycoside phosphotransferase family protein — protein MIAVEDPRLTFARQILGPVSAVSMPGLPSHLLALIDVHDVLHVIKRHIDSGRFRQEAHAYIAVVPHLRDRAPKMVAADPVTRSLLLTFLPGQSAADLPPGSSTERDAHHSAGATLRALHQVVLVKPGYGISVYLAERTRWWAGRARVADLISASERRTLLACADALAVTVMDGAICHLDYQPRNWLVSSDGGVHVLDFEHARLDARIRDFARLEHRHWRPNPHLRQAFFDGYGRPPDETEQDLLTRFGVIEALTALVRGHESGDLQLAAHGRTLLDQLF, from the coding sequence GTGATCGCTGTCGAGGACCCGCGTCTCACCTTCGCCCGCCAGATCCTCGGCCCGGTCAGTGCTGTGTCCATGCCCGGACTGCCGTCGCACCTGCTGGCGCTCATCGATGTCCATGACGTCCTCCATGTCATCAAGCGCCATATCGATTCGGGACGCTTCCGGCAGGAGGCACACGCCTACATCGCCGTGGTTCCTCACCTGCGTGACCGTGCCCCGAAAATGGTCGCGGCGGACCCGGTCACTCGCTCGCTTCTGCTGACCTTCCTTCCAGGGCAGAGCGCCGCCGACCTCCCACCCGGCTCGTCCACAGAGCGGGACGCCCATCACTCCGCAGGGGCCACCCTCCGAGCCCTTCACCAGGTCGTGTTGGTGAAACCCGGGTACGGCATCTCCGTCTACCTGGCTGAACGGACCCGCTGGTGGGCCGGACGTGCGCGTGTCGCGGACCTGATCAGCGCGTCCGAGCGGCGCACACTGCTCGCCTGTGCCGACGCCTTGGCCGTCACGGTCATGGACGGCGCGATCTGCCATCTGGACTACCAGCCCAGGAACTGGCTCGTCAGTTCGGATGGTGGGGTACATGTGCTCGACTTCGAGCATGCGCGGCTCGATGCCCGCATCCGGGACTTCGCCCGGCTGGAACATCGCCACTGGCGGCCGAACCCCCATCTGCGCCAGGCGTTCTTCGACGGTTACGGCCGACCGCCGGATGAGACCGAGCAGGACCTTCTCACCCGGTTCGGCGTCATCGAGGCGCTCACCGCACTGGTCCGCGGGCACGAGAGCGGCGATCTCCAGCTCGCCGCGCACGGCCGCACCCTGCTCGACCAGCTCTTCTGA
- a CDS encoding histidine phosphatase family protein, giving the protein MITTELLFTRHGQAQCNVDGLVGGPRTCIGLTEPGRRQATLTVRRIAAEHAEAPITTIYAGTRLRLQQTGEIYAAALNLPLIVEPGLDGPIHGDADGRPWHEVKTAFGGGPHAHPDRPWAIESDTWNGYLRRAGVFLTSLIERHDGERVLFAAHGETVLAAHTLLLGLPPGTEAGFTVDHGSLTRWQLHLNRLGRRRWMLDRHNDTAHLAAL; this is encoded by the coding sequence ATGATCACCACGGAGCTCTTGTTCACCCGGCACGGGCAGGCCCAGTGCAACGTTGACGGCCTGGTCGGTGGCCCGCGCACCTGCATCGGCCTCACCGAGCCGGGACGGCGCCAAGCGACCCTGACCGTGCGGCGAATCGCCGCCGAGCACGCCGAAGCGCCCATCACCACGATCTATGCCGGAACCCGGCTGCGGCTCCAGCAGACCGGAGAGATCTACGCCGCAGCCCTGAACCTGCCGCTGATCGTCGAGCCAGGTCTGGACGGGCCGATCCACGGAGACGCCGATGGCCGACCCTGGCACGAGGTGAAGACGGCCTTCGGCGGAGGCCCCCACGCTCATCCCGACCGGCCATGGGCCATCGAATCCGACACGTGGAACGGTTACCTGCGGCGGGCTGGAGTATTCCTGACCAGCCTGATCGAACGTCACGACGGTGAGCGCGTCCTGTTCGCCGCCCATGGCGAGACCGTGCTCGCCGCGCACACCCTCCTGCTCGGTCTCCCTCCCGGCACCGAAGCCGGATTCACCGTCGATCACGGCTCTCTGACCCGCTGGCAACTCCATCTCAACCGGCTGGGCCGGCGCCGCTGGATGCTTGACCGTCACAACGACACCGCACACCTGGCGGCGCTGTGA
- a CDS encoding phosphotransferase — MNTPVFTKVYRTPESRAQTVRHHAWLAEHAGPLRQPCIEAVGATSIDFTYVDGCHPGVRDLPMLAALLGDAHGAAWVSDLHRARLNVPHPLPADHTMADFIAPRLTAFDARRRTHHLADDEDLAAAKRLLHAVAIGPVAFYKDTNPRNILITQQRIPIIVDVDDLTLAPFGYDLAKLIVTLAMTYGPLPLTVIQNALAIYNRAAAGHDAWLGGTGMSQLLGHAELHRILTAPYLGRGGYRYLWSQACPVIEPEGHE, encoded by the coding sequence ATGAACACCCCGGTTTTCACCAAGGTCTACCGGACCCCGGAGAGTCGCGCGCAGACCGTACGGCACCACGCATGGTTGGCCGAGCACGCCGGCCCGCTCCGGCAGCCCTGCATCGAAGCGGTCGGAGCGACGTCCATCGACTTCACCTACGTCGACGGCTGTCATCCGGGCGTGCGGGACCTGCCGATGCTCGCCGCCCTCCTAGGGGACGCGCACGGAGCCGCCTGGGTGAGCGACCTGCACCGAGCACGCCTGAACGTTCCCCACCCGCTGCCCGCAGACCACACGATGGCGGACTTCATCGCTCCCCGCCTTACCGCATTCGACGCCCGGCGCCGTACTCATCACCTGGCTGACGACGAAGACCTGGCCGCCGCGAAAAGGCTCCTGCATGCCGTCGCCATCGGACCCGTGGCGTTCTACAAGGACACCAACCCGCGCAACATCCTCATCACCCAGCAGCGCATTCCAATCATCGTTGATGTCGACGATCTCACCCTCGCCCCGTTCGGCTACGACCTGGCCAAGCTCATCGTCACCCTGGCCATGACGTACGGCCCGCTCCCGCTGACTGTCATTCAGAACGCGCTCGCCATCTACAACCGGGCAGCCGCTGGACATGATGCCTGGCTGGGAGGCACCGGCATGTCGCAGCTCCTCGGCCACGCCGAGCTGCACCGCATCCTCACCGCTCCCTACCTGGGACGCGGCGGCTACCGGTACCTCTGGTCGCAGGCGTGTCCCGTCATCGAGCCGGAAGGGCACGAATGA
- a CDS encoding class I SAM-dependent methyltransferase, which produces MTASTNPFLDATVQEGLYRHASRLSARTSALHRAKTRGRPVAEVIADLAAAHLLTPRPPLVIDIGCGRGTSSRVLTERLRPRRLIGIDASAAMLNDARTRLGVTGNAVSFVRADFHHLPVPSGTCTVAVAAFCLYHAPRPEAVIVEIARTLAPGGIAVLVTKSADSYRDLDALVADAGLDPDAPRRESLYTAAHSANLAGLAEPVLPIEHLEHEEHGFTFTDLSHVAEYLATSPKYHLPAELHGAPAAIAAALRARLSNAPVSTTSVVTYLLARKPEGAR; this is translated from the coding sequence GTGACCGCCTCCACCAACCCCTTTCTCGATGCGACAGTGCAAGAGGGGCTGTACCGGCACGCCTCCAGACTGTCCGCCCGTACCTCGGCCCTGCACCGCGCCAAAACCAGGGGCCGACCGGTCGCCGAGGTCATCGCCGATCTGGCCGCCGCGCACCTGCTTACCCCTCGGCCGCCATTGGTAATCGACATAGGATGCGGACGCGGGACCAGCAGCCGCGTCTTGACCGAGCGCTTGCGGCCAAGACGGCTCATCGGTATCGACGCCTCAGCGGCGATGCTCAACGATGCCCGCACCCGGCTCGGCGTCACGGGCAACGCGGTGTCCTTCGTACGGGCGGACTTCCACCATCTGCCCGTACCGTCCGGCACGTGCACCGTGGCCGTCGCCGCGTTCTGCCTCTACCACGCGCCGCGGCCGGAGGCGGTCATCGTGGAGATCGCCCGGACCCTCGCTCCGGGCGGCATCGCCGTCCTGGTCACCAAGTCCGCCGACAGCTACCGAGACCTGGATGCTCTCGTCGCCGATGCCGGGCTCGACCCGGACGCGCCGCGCCGAGAAAGCCTGTACACGGCGGCGCACAGCGCGAACCTGGCCGGCCTGGCCGAACCGGTACTGCCCATCGAGCACCTCGAACACGAAGAGCACGGTTTCACCTTCACCGACCTGAGCCACGTCGCCGAATACCTCGCCACCAGCCCGAAGTATCACCTCCCGGCCGAGCTACACGGTGCCCCCGCCGCCATCGCCGCCGCGCTGCGCGCCCGCCTGTCGAACGCGCCGGTGAGCACCACCTCGGTCGTCACCTATCTGCTCGCACGGAAACCGGAGGGTGCACGATGA
- a CDS encoding topology modulation protein has protein sequence MQMQRVAIVGCGGSGKSHLARELGRIVDAPVTHLDSVYYDDGWNPLSSEKFEALQRDLVRGERWVIDGNYNSTLQVRLELCDTVILMDMPTVVALWGVFSRQLKHGHGQDRDSGIYNRIHWGVLRYVATYRRKMRPRVLAKIKEYGGHADVVLLTSRRHTRRWLEQVAAHQA, from the coding sequence ATGCAGATGCAGAGAGTCGCCATCGTCGGCTGCGGAGGCAGTGGCAAGTCCCACCTCGCCCGCGAGCTGGGCAGGATCGTGGATGCGCCGGTGACCCACCTGGACTCCGTCTACTACGACGACGGGTGGAACCCGTTGTCGTCCGAAAAGTTCGAGGCGCTCCAGCGAGACCTGGTGCGCGGCGAGCGCTGGGTGATCGACGGCAACTACAACTCCACGCTCCAGGTCCGGCTGGAGCTCTGCGACACCGTCATCCTGATGGACATGCCCACCGTGGTGGCGCTGTGGGGAGTCTTCTCCCGACAGCTCAAACACGGCCATGGCCAGGACAGGGACAGCGGGATCTACAACCGCATCCACTGGGGCGTGCTGCGCTACGTGGCGACCTACCGGCGCAAGATGCGGCCCCGCGTGCTGGCCAAGATCAAGGAGTACGGCGGGCACGCCGACGTGGTGCTGCTGACCAGCCGCCGTCACACCCGCCGCTGGCTGGAGCAGGTAGCCGCCCACCAGGCATAA